In Rosa chinensis cultivar Old Blush chromosome 1, RchiOBHm-V2, whole genome shotgun sequence, a genomic segment contains:
- the LOC121048892 gene encoding TMV resistance protein N-like, translating to MSKKNGLVSLQEKLLSRTLMAKIENIEDEYTGAAMIQRRLCRKKVLVVIDDVDQLTQLEKLAGSRNWFGLGSRIIITTTDVQLLKAHDVDATYKANGLNYDEALQLLSLKAFKKCPPPEDYLHLCYDILGYAQGLPLALVVLGSFLSGRGADKWASAIDRLRSTPDKRIIDVLRISFDDLHKKEKEIFLHIACFYKGKDKDRVTQILDYCQLQPVIGLDVLADRSLITISNNDLSMHDLLQEMGWEVVREQSPDEPGKRSRLWSPEDINNVLKKNKGTDSIQGMVMELTQLKVSHWKPEAFSKLSQLSLLHIRNVDLPKGLTCLSNSLRLFEWTGYPLRSLPKVFIGDELIELNLCHSNIKQLWKGTKNFDKLKFIKLCHSQNIVETPDLAGVQNLETLDLEGCSHLVRIHHSLGFLKKLIVLNLRDCKSLKSLPSRIEMESLETLILSNCSKVKKIPEFVGNMERLLVLCLDATAIEELPISIERLTGLVTLNLCNCRNLVCLPSTINKLKSVENLNLSGCLKLGKHQVNVGEMDCFEDTDVNSGSAIEISSTHDHRKYVRFSIFHGCKVVWRSLNKFLPSGLVQKEPMSFRLPISGLCNLTYLNLSNCNICEGAFANEFGYFPSLVTLNLSGNNFVRLPPGIGLLSKLENFNLENCKRLQELSDLPSNSILDLRADGCTSLKYLFDASNFNRLDKSYFNFINCFNLNGNQGCNNIAFEMLKTFMYQGISNKSETCQIVIPGSNIPELFSHQSDGCSVSVYLPAHGNNSQLMGFALCAVFVLHEQHWNEKLYIDEFKTFNATHHLVCCLKLDGRKLEVYGKQPAFRFSEEFCQVKSDHLWMFYVSRDKYFGTECWHNSCSQLEFLFKTRGPGLKVKECGVRLIYKQDVQELNQTTSQSSSRVSPYEDILFAGETGGTGSRTCTLEES from the exons ATGTCTAAAAAAAATGGCCTAGTTTCTCTACAAGAAAAACTTCTTTCCAGAACCCTGATggcaaaaattgaaaatatagaGGATGAATACACAGGAGCTGCTATGATACAAAGGCGGTTGTGTAGAAAAAAGGTGCTTGTTGTTATTGATGATGTGGATCAGTTGACACAATTAGAGAAATTGGCCGGAAGTCGCAACTGGTTCGGTCTAGGGAGTAGAATTATCATAACCACCACAGATGTTCAGTTGTTAAAGGCACATGATGTTGATGCTACATACAAGGCTAACGGCTTAAACTATGATGAAGCACTtcaacttttgagtttgaaggcTTTCAAGAAATGTCCCCCACCAGAAGATTATTTGCATCTGTGCTACGATATTTTAGGGTATGCTCAGGGGCTTCCGTTGGCTCTCGTGGTTTTAGGTTCTTTTCTGTCTGGTAGAGGGGCTGATAAATGGGCAAGTGCAATAGATAGGCTGAGGAGCACACCAGATAAACGCATTATTGACGTGCTTCGGATTAGTTTTGATGACCTgcataaaaaagagaaagaaatattccTACATATTGCTTGCTTTTACAAGGGGAAGGATAAGGATCGTGTGACACAAATACTAGACTATTGCCAGCTACAACCTGTCATTGGTTTAGATGTTCTTGCTGATAGATCTCTCATAACTATCTCCAACAACGATTTGTCAATGCATGATTTGCTACAAGAAATGGGCTGGGAAGTTGTTCGTGAACAGTCTCCTGATGAGCCAGGCAAACGTAGTAGATTATGGTCTCCTGAAGACATCAACAATGTGCTGAAGAAAAATAAG GGAACAGATTCAATCCAAGGCATGGTAATGGAGTTGACTCAATTAAAAGTATCTCATTGGAAGCCAGAAGCCTTTTCAAAGTTGTCTCAACTTAGTCTTCTCCATATTCGTAATGTGGACCTTCCCAAAGGCCTCACTTGTCTTTCTAATTCCTTGAGACTCTTCGAATGGACTGGGTATCCCTTAAGATCTCTCCCAAAAGTTTTTATAGGAGATGAACTTATTGAACTTAACTTGTGCCACAGCAATATTAAACAGCTTTGGAAGGGAACAAAG AATTTTGACAAGTTGAAGTTCATCAAACTCTGCCATTCTCAAAACATTGTGGAGACCCCAGACCTCGCAGGTGTTCAGAATCTTGAGACTTTAGATCTTGAAGGATGTTCTCATTTGGTAAGAATCCATCATTCCCTTGGATTTCTTAAAAAGCTTATTGTCCTGAATCTTAGAGACTGCAAAAGTCTCAAGAGTCTGCCAAGTAGAATTGAAATGGAATCTCTTGAAACATTAATTCTTTCTAACTGCTCAAAAGTTAAGAAGATTCCTGAGTTTGTTGGAAATATGGAACGTTTGTTGGTGCTTTGTCTTGATGCGACTGCCATTGAGGAACTGCCTATTTCAATTGAACGGCTGACTGGCCTTGTGACATTGAATCTATGCAACTGCAGAAATCTTGTTTGTCTTCCAAGCACCATCAATAAATTGAAGTCTGTTGAAAATCTTAATCTTTCTGGATGCTTGAAACTCGGCAAACATCAGGTAAATGTGGGGGAGATGGACTGTTTTGAGGACACTGATGTGAATAGTGGGTCTGCAATAGAAATATCATCTACGCATGATCACAGAAAATATGTGAGATTTTCAATCTTTCATGGATGCAAAGTAGTTTGGCGATCTTTAAATAAGTTCTTGCCTTCTGGATTGGTGCAAAAAGAGCCAATGAGTTTCCGCTTGCCTATATCTGGTCTGTGTAATTTAACATATCTGAACCTGAGTAATTGCAATATTTGTGAAGGAGCATTTGCCAACGAATTTGGTTACTTTCCCTCTTTGGTGACCTTGAATCTAAGTGGGAACAATTTTGTTCGTCTTCCTCCAGGCATTGGATTGCTTTCTAAGCTTGAGAACTTTAACTTGGAGAATTGCAAGAGACTTCAAGAGTTGTCAGACCTTCCATCAAATAGTATACTTGATTTAAGGGCAGATGGTTGTACTTCACTGAAATACTTGTTTGATGCATCAAATTTTAACAGACTAGACAaatcatatttcaatttcatcaattgcTTCAATCTAAATGGCAACCAAGGATGCAATAACATAGCATTTGAAATGCTGAAGACATTCATGTATCAG GGAATCTCTAATAAGAGTGAAACTTGTCAAATTGTAATTCCTGGAAGTAATATTCCTGAGTTGTTCAGCCATCAGAGTGATGGGTGTTCTGTAAGTGTATATCTTCCTGCACATGGGAATAACAGTCAGCTAATGGGATTTGCTTTGTGTGCTGTTTTTGTACTCCATGAGCAACATTGGAATGAAAAGCTTTATATAGATGAATTCAAGACTTTTAATGCAACACATCATCTTGTATGTTGCTTGAAGCTTGATGGAAGAAAATTGGAAGTATATGGCAAACAGCCTGCATTTCGCTTTAGTGAAGAATTTTGCCAGGTTAAGTCAGATCACCTGTGGATGTTCTATGTATCTCGTGATAAATACTTTGGTACAGAGTGTTGGCATAACAGTTGCAGTCAGCTTGAGTTCTTATTTAAAACCAGAGGGCCGGGTCTGAAGGTGAAGGAGTGTGGAGTccgtctcatatataagcaagaTGTGCAAGAGTTGAACCAAACAACCAGTCAATCAAGCAGTAGGGTGTCTCCTTATGAGGATATATTGTTTGCAGGGGAAACCGGTGGGACTGGCAGCAGAACTTGCACACTTGAAGAATCGTAG
- the LOC112200215 gene encoding TMV resistance protein N, producing MALISSRRQWKYDVFLSFRGEDTRLGFTTQLYSALIGKGILTFMDDAELEKGKSISPELLAAIEDSRCAIVILSRRYAYSSWCLDELVKIIQCMKELGQQVLPVFYYGVNPSEVRHQRGRFELKWEHQVDVEVREHEEVYGKHEDRLNAWRAALTQVANLSGWDFKNDS from the coding sequence ATGGCGTTAATCTCTTCTCGTCGTCAATGGAAATACGATGTGTTTCTAAGTTTCAGGGGGGAAGATACCCGCTTGGGTTTTACCACTCAGCTGTATTCGGCACTAATTGGGAAAGGAATTCTCACCTTTATGGATGACGCAGAGCTTGAGAAAGGAAAATCCATTAGCCCTGAACTTTTAGCTGCaattgaagactctagatgtgCGATTGTCATTCTCTCACGGAGATATGCTTATTCGtcatggtgcttggatgaactcgTCAAGATTATTCAATGCATGAAAGAGCTGGGCCAACAAGTCCTCCCCGTCTTCTACTACGGCGTGAATCCTTCTGAGGTGCGGCACCAAAGGGGAAGGTTTGAGCTCAAATGGGAACACCAAGTAGATGTGGAAGTAAGGGAACATGAAGAAGTTTATGGGAAGCATGAGGACAGACTAAATGCCTGGAGAGCTGCTTTGACACAGGTGGCCAATCTTTCTGGCTGGGATTTCAAGAATGATTCGTAA